In Raphanus sativus cultivar WK10039 chromosome 5, ASM80110v3, whole genome shotgun sequence, the following proteins share a genomic window:
- the LOC108858119 gene encoding uncharacterized protein LOC108858119 has product MSEELPKRIFNEGDEPQVTQINNNCRIDYIIKKFEKWMPKEFADVKKDPIFSQVFKLHENGLGYSARVIHSILCRELLTYMMHELWFVFARRPHRFSLQEFHAVTGFECRTSLSLKIDLEDYAYDGGFWSKVLKRKDESITLFNLWNKDKAAVMKWKNADRIRLIYLAIILCVVLARDEKANIPLKYITLVMDLEKFRKYPWGVAAYDLLCSLIAKNRHKLKEKTTSYVLDGFSYALQIWAMEAVPKIGKLCGKKLDKSFANGPRCINGRGAAKVSYDEINRLEQIFTAEDVSYPYISWEGNMVIIQSQVFRRDDDVEDDMINVVMELIRAKHDFSEHIWEFEETEVSLDLNDDAPANVEAAESEEEFETPQGTNNLSSTSRRGKKRVRDRGMEKRKHKVLSSAPKQAPFNEDMKAFVTQLFEDNFSAMEKRLQKQMSETFEQMKSDLIASRKEASVEVEHGGPSPSKATTSQPPLRRSTRGMVSVSVCVIVLYDIGLDFVVFYKEAFASPVKFSQDDDIFRGIDTQGVENLSQASHVPEVDPSQTDKEEDWWTSMTTTRGSRAKDKTPPPSQWKKWSKRNGKGLQLSDAPLPQDDSPESQLYYFSEESWDRFTQWSMNPIPLQIGPTIFNSTVATRIVCAGKWLGNDEMDAYMFIWRVNTSLGRWGPTRVAFMSAIFNLQLNAAYNVFHPDKKSYQLPEFLLGYGRGELPSHGRTNLVWGVDIDRLYFPLFVNGNHWIAVTVNIIERKVEAFDCGGKRNKNMQPLEKFAHMIPRIVKAVAPPDKQKKQLLSPYTIVEVPMKKRLNKSCCDCGVYALKHLECLLLGVDISLIGDRVNNVFGQFFILFNRSTRQTTWNSHEMQDKTYLFKWTDESVVEEVEDFQELFDVLLVDTSEIQRSMQAYEMRLKCHESRIVEMEDVVSRCQEKTIKCISELRILKALFLCCLVMIFIYFNYA; this is encoded by the exons ATGTCTGAGGAGCTACCAAAGAGGATTTTTAATGAGGGCGACGAGCCCCAAGTGACTCAGATCAATAACAACTGCAGGATCGACTACATTATCAAGAAGTTCGAGAAGTGGATGCCAAAGGAGTTTGCTGATGTGAAGAAAGATCCGATTTTCTCTCAGGTTTTCAAGCTTCATGAGAATGGTCTTGGCTACTCCGCGAGAGTGATACACAGCATCTTGTGCAGGGAGCTTTTGACTTACATGATGCACGAGCTATGGTTTGTTTTCGCGCGAAGGCCACATCGATTTTCACTCCAAGAGTTCCATGCAGTGACCGGGTTTGAGTGCAGGACTAGTCTTTCACTTAAGATTGACTTAGAAGACTATGCTTATGACGGTGGTTTCTGGAGCAAGGTCTTGAAGAGGAAAGATGAATCCATTACACTCTTCAACCTGTGGAATAAGGACAAGGCAGCTGTGATGAAGTGGAAGAATGCAGATCGCATTAGACTCATCTACTTGGCCATCATTCTCTGTGTGGTTTTGGCGAGAGATGAGAAGGCCAATATCCCCCTCAAATACATCACACTGGTCATGGATCTCGAGAAGTTTCGGAAGTATCCTTGGGGAGTTGCGGCTTACGACCTTCTCTGCAGTTTGATAGCCAAAAACCGTCACAAACTGAAGGAGAAGACAACAAGTTATGTGTTAGATGGATTCTCCTACGCCTTACAGATTTGGGCTATGGAAGCTGTACCAAAGATTGGGAAGCTTTGTGGAAAGAAACTGGACAAAAGCTTTGCTAATGGTCCTAGATGCATCAACGGGAGGGGAGCTGCAAAGGTTTCATATGATGAGATCAATAGGCTGGAGCAAATCTTTACAGCAGAG GATGTCAGCTACCCATACATCTCATGGGAAGGGAATATGGTTATAATCCAAAGTCAGGTTTTTCGCAGAGATGATGATGTCGAGGATGACATGATCAATGTTGTGATGGAGTTGATACGGGCTAAGCATGACTTCAGTGAGCATATTTGGGAATTTGAAGAAACTGAGGTTTCTTTAGATCTTAATGATGACGCACCAGCGAATGTTGAAGCAGCTGAGAGTGAGGAAGAGTTCGAGACTCCACAAGGAACAAATAACCTAAGCTCTACATCAAGAAGGGGTAAGAAGAGGGTCCGTGATCGTGGTATGGAAAAAAGGAAGCATAAGGTTCTCTCTAGTGCACCAAAGCAAGCGCCTTTTAACGAAGACATGAAGGCTTTCGTGACACAGTTGTTTGAAGACAACTTCTCTGCAATGGAAAAGAGGCTACAGAAACAGATGTCCGAGACATTTGAGCAAATGAAGTCGGACCTCATTGCTTCCCGAAAAGAAGCAAGCGTTGAAGTTGAGCATGGAGGGCCTTCACCGTCCAAGGCAACAACGAGCCAACCACCGTTGAGGAGGTCCACACGAGGG ATGGTTTCGGTGTCTGTTTGTGTTATTGTCTTATATGATATCGGCCTGGATTTTGTTGTGTTTTATAAG GAAGCATTTGCGAGTCCAGTTAAATTCAGTCAAGACGATGATATCTTTCGAGGGATAGATACTCAAGGCGTTGAAAATCTTTCTCAGGCTTCGCATGTGCCCGAAGTTGATCCATCTCAGACAGATAAAGAAGAAGATTGGTGGACTTCAATGACTACAACGCGAGGTTCACGAGCTAAAGACAAGACACCACCTCCGTCACAGTGGAAGAAATGGTCTAAAAGAAATGGCAAAGGACTTCAGCTTAGTGATGCACCATTGCCACAAGATGATTCTCCTGAGTCGCAACTGTATTATTTCTCTGAAGAATCATGGGACAGATTCACGCAATGGTCTATGAATCCCATACCTTTGCAAATTGGTCCTACAATCTTCAATTCGACTGTAGCTACAAGGATAGTATGTGCTGGAAAATGGCTTGGAAACGAC GAAATGGATGCTTATATGTTTATATGGCGAGTTAACACATCTTTGGGACGTTGGGGCCCAACCCGTGTTGCTTTCATGTCCGCTATTTTCAACCTCCAACTCAACGCCGCATACAATGTGTTCCACCCTGACAAGAAATCTTACCAATTGCCTGAGTTTCTTCTTGGTTACGGGAGAGGAGAACTTCCATCTCATGGGCGGACTAATCTAGTTTGGGGCGTTGATATTGATCGTCTATACTTTCCGTTGTTTGTGAACG GTAATCACTGGATTGCTGTCACCGTAAACATCATTGAAAGAAAAGTGGAAGCTTTTGATTGCGGTGGGAAAAGGAATAAGAATATGCAACCCCTTGAGAAGTTTGCTCACATGATTCCTAGGATAGTGAAGGCCGTTGCACCACCTGATAAACAGAAGAAGCAACTCCTGTCACCATATACTATTGTGGAAGTCCCTatgaaaaagagattgaacAAGTCATGTTGTGATTGCGGTGTATACGCACTCAAACACTTGGAGTGCCTACTGCTTGGTGTCGACATCAGCTTAATTGGAGATCGAGTGAATAATGTCTTCGGTCAATTCTTCATCCTATTCAACAGATCGACTCGACAGACAACGTGGAATTCCCACGAGATGCAA GACAAAACCTATCTGTTCAAGTGGACTGATGAGTCAGTTGTTGAGGAGGTTGAAGATTTCCAGGAACTGTTTGACGTGTTGCTCGTCGACACTTCCGAGATTCAGAGATCAATGCAAGCTTATGAGATGAGGCTGAAATGCCATGAGAGTAGAATTGTTGAGATGGAAGATGTTGTTTCACGTTGCCAAGAGAAGACCATCAAATGCATTAGCGAGTTAAGGATCCTAAAAGCTTTGTTTCTGTGTTGTTTGGTGATGATCTTCATCTACTTTAACTATGCATGA
- the LOC108860171 gene encoding uncharacterized protein LOC108860171, translated as MTDHTKKLPQAGCSPFTNGTTADVAKEKEQKEEVVRLGVELSLFMAEAMFILSDDRRCMTHFCFWILFKTKMDRRGPVVGRLWRVTQQVFATYIRPKNRVYIDGGKSSQSQLMRTFQQDFVSAIRGLAHIVSTLEIGCLVKPSVFEQYNQELKKLEENLRPVKHVSEANGFAREAIESEILLPLWKSLFDTTSGSQVIKLDKTITRELVRPLLNDVKKEICRSLASLVIKPPCK; from the exons ATGACTGATCACACAAAGAAACTACCACAGGCTGGATGTTCCCCTTTCACTAATGG gACTACTGCTGATGTCGCCAAAGAGAAGGAGCAGAAAGAAGAAGTTGTGCGACTCGGAGTTGAGCTCTCGCTCTTTATGGCTGAAGCAATGTTCATATTATCCGACGACAGACGTTGTATGACACACTTCTGTTTTTGGATATTGTTTAAAACAAAGATGGATCGTCGCGGTCCCGTTGTAGGACGGCTGTGGCGTGTTACACAACAGGTGTTTGCAACCTATATCAGACCCAAGAACAGAGTCTACATCGATGGTGGAAAATCCAGTCAATCACAACTGATGAGGACGTTTCAACAGGATTTTGTTTCTGCGATCAGAGGTTTGGCTCACATTGTTTCCACTCTCGAAATCGGTTGCCTAGTGAAACCCTCTGTTTTTGAACAATACAACCAAGAGCTGAAGAAGCTAGAGGAGAATTTGAGGCCTGTCAAGCATGTTTCGGAGGCAAATGGGTTTGCTAGGGAAGCAATAGAGTCTGAGATTCTTCTTCCCTTGTGGAAGTCTCTCTTTGACACAACAAGTGGTTCTCAAGTGATAAAACTTGATAAAACTATTACTCGTGAGCTGGTTAGGCCTCTCTTGAACGATGTCAAAAAGGAGATTTGTCGTAGTCTTGCTTCTTTAGTCATCAAGCCACCCTGTAAATGA